Proteins from a genomic interval of Streptomyces sp. NBC_01445:
- a CDS encoding TetR/AcrR family transcriptional regulator, which translates to MSGETGGMGLRERKKRRMYQAISEAAIGLFLEKGFDKVSVAEVAAAVEISKPTLFRYFPTKEDLVLHRFADHEDEAARVVAGRGAGVTPLAALRAHFLDGLERRDPVTGLNDHPAVLAFHRLLYGTPSLVARAYGYQERSEKILAGALGEGVGAALGAGQIFAVQRVLAMENWRRIAEGESADAVWPDAVEAAELGFRQLERGLGAGGGA; encoded by the coding sequence ATGAGTGGCGAGACCGGTGGTATGGGCCTCCGCGAGCGGAAGAAGCGGCGGATGTATCAGGCGATCTCCGAGGCGGCCATCGGGCTGTTTCTGGAGAAGGGGTTCGACAAGGTGTCCGTCGCCGAGGTCGCGGCCGCCGTCGAGATCTCCAAGCCGACCCTGTTCCGGTACTTCCCCACCAAGGAGGACCTGGTCCTCCACCGGTTCGCCGATCACGAGGACGAGGCCGCGCGCGTCGTCGCCGGGCGGGGCGCGGGCGTGACCCCGCTCGCCGCGCTGCGGGCGCACTTTCTCGACGGGCTCGAGCGGCGCGACCCGGTGACCGGGCTCAACGACCACCCCGCGGTGCTCGCCTTTCACCGGCTGCTCTACGGCACCCCGTCGCTGGTCGCGCGGGCGTACGGGTATCAGGAGCGGTCGGAGAAGATCCTGGCGGGCGCGCTCGGCGAGGGGGTCGGGGCGGCGCTCGGGGCCGGGCAGATCTTTGCCGTGCAGCGCGTTCTCGCCATGGAGAACTGGCGGCGGATCGCCGAGGGGGAGAGCGCCGACGCGGTGTGGCCGGATGCGGTGGAGGCTGCTGAGCTGGGGTTTCGGCAGTTGGAGCGGGGGCTCGGCGCAGGGGGTGGCGCATAG